The Ruania alba genome has a window encoding:
- a CDS encoding PfkB family carbohydrate kinase → MMHASAPDSRPFDVLLAGTVFFDVVFTGFDQPPTPGTEVWTHGMGSSPGGIANLAVATSRLGLCTGLAAGFGDDLYGDWMWQVLRDQERVDLSRSRRFHAWHTPVTVSLAMDDDRSMVTHGHPLPDPVASLLDPPPATHAVLADLGDPDVREASWWRTAAADGALVFADAGWDPAQEWDRRILTDLDGCHAFTPNAQEAMGYTRTDTPQAALHALAEYVPLAVVTCGQDGVLAIDASTGEEAHIPSLRVAAIDPTGAGDVFAASLVLGTLRAWPLDQRLRFGALCSSLAVQQFGGSLAAPGWGDIADWWRDVSTRAAAGEPDATETAQAYGFLEGCLAGASTRRVRRAEATIARFSDADRVAPDLTPPTTYRQEEGQS, encoded by the coding sequence ATGATGCACGCTTCCGCCCCGGACTCCCGTCCCTTCGACGTCCTCCTCGCCGGCACGGTGTTCTTCGACGTGGTCTTCACCGGGTTCGATCAACCGCCCACACCGGGCACCGAGGTGTGGACGCACGGGATGGGCTCCTCCCCCGGCGGGATCGCGAACCTCGCCGTCGCCACCTCCCGTCTCGGCCTGTGCACGGGCCTGGCCGCCGGGTTCGGGGACGACCTGTACGGGGACTGGATGTGGCAGGTGCTGCGGGACCAGGAACGGGTGGACCTGAGCCGGTCGCGCCGGTTCCACGCCTGGCACACCCCGGTCACGGTCTCCCTGGCGATGGACGATGACCGCAGCATGGTCACCCACGGCCACCCGTTGCCCGACCCGGTCGCGTCACTGCTCGATCCGCCGCCGGCCACCCACGCGGTGCTCGCCGACCTCGGCGACCCGGACGTGCGCGAGGCGAGCTGGTGGCGCACCGCCGCCGCCGATGGCGCGCTCGTGTTCGCCGATGCCGGATGGGACCCGGCCCAGGAGTGGGACCGCCGCATCCTCACCGACCTGGACGGCTGCCACGCGTTCACCCCGAACGCACAGGAGGCGATGGGCTACACCCGCACCGACACCCCGCAGGCCGCCCTGCACGCGCTCGCCGAGTACGTCCCTCTCGCGGTGGTCACCTGCGGTCAGGACGGCGTGCTGGCGATCGATGCGAGCACCGGCGAGGAGGCCCACATCCCCTCGCTCCGGGTGGCGGCGATCGACCCGACCGGCGCCGGGGACGTCTTCGCCGCGTCGTTGGTGCTCGGAACCTTGCGGGCGTGGCCGCTGGACCAGCGGCTGCGCTTCGGTGCCCTGTGCTCCTCGCTCGCCGTGCAGCAGTTCGGCGGATCCCTGGCCGCACCGGGGTGGGGGGACATCGCGGACTGGTGGCGGGACGTGAGTACCCGCGCCGCTGCCGGCGAGCCCGATGCCACCGAGACGGCGCAGGCGTACGGTTTCCTCGAGGGATGCCTGGCGGGGGCGTCGACGCGGCGGGTCCGGCGCGCCGAGGCCACCATCGCCCGGTTCTCCGACGCCGACCGGGTCGCCCCCGACCTCACCCCGCCCACGACCTACCGTCAGGAAGAAGGACAGTCATGA
- a CDS encoding FABP family protein: MTFQIPENLHVDCAPIAWLLGTWRGHGDGHYPTIEHFRFGQELTFQQDGRPFFHYLARSWIVDDTGAKVRDAAQETGFLRARPGGRVEWVMAHLTGFAETWHGEAEDGTLEVATDTVARTESAKDYTGGRRTYRNLEGDLVHSYDMAAMGQPLQPHLRAMLQRV; encoded by the coding sequence ATGACCTTCCAGATCCCCGAGAACCTGCACGTGGACTGCGCTCCGATCGCCTGGTTGCTGGGCACCTGGCGCGGTCACGGTGACGGTCACTACCCGACGATCGAGCACTTCCGATTCGGCCAGGAACTGACCTTCCAGCAGGACGGTCGCCCGTTCTTCCACTACCTGGCCCGGTCGTGGATCGTCGACGACACCGGGGCGAAGGTCCGCGATGCCGCCCAGGAGACCGGCTTCCTCCGCGCCCGGCCCGGCGGCAGGGTCGAGTGGGTGATGGCGCACCTGACCGGATTCGCCGAGACCTGGCACGGCGAGGCCGAGGACGGCACGCTGGAGGTGGCGACCGATACCGTCGCCCGCACGGAGTCGGCGAAGGACTACACCGGCGGCAGGCGGACCTACCGCAACCTCGAGGGCGACCTGGTCCACAGCTACGACATGGCCGCGATGGGGCAGCCGTTGCAGCCGCATCTGCGGGCGATGCTGCAGCGCGTCTGA
- a CDS encoding TIGR03557 family F420-dependent LLM class oxidoreductase, with the protein MVTIGYAAALEQLHPRDAVELAQTAERHGFTGVMATDVMQPWVPAQGQAAFVWNVLTAVAERTQGDIGPGVSVPTFRWHPAVLAQASATLAAMYPGRHWLGIGSGEAINEHVVGRYWPEAPERINRMFEAIEIITKLFTSSLAGKDHKHSGEYFSLESTRLWTMPETPPEILVATAGPVTARRAGRNADGLITMGGTNEKVGQLFGRFAAGAKDAGKDPDAMPRVIRLHLSWARTDAEAARNAVTEWPNGAMKFSKADLRSPFEVAQIAKLVRPGDFAGAMVVSADPDEHLREIQRYVDLGASRIYLHNVGRNQDEFLRVFGSDVLPKVVH; encoded by the coding sequence ATGGTGACGATCGGCTACGCGGCTGCACTCGAGCAGCTGCACCCGCGGGACGCCGTCGAACTCGCGCAGACCGCGGAACGCCACGGTTTCACCGGCGTGATGGCCACGGACGTGATGCAACCGTGGGTGCCTGCCCAGGGGCAGGCGGCCTTCGTGTGGAACGTGCTGACCGCCGTCGCCGAACGCACCCAGGGCGACATCGGGCCCGGGGTGAGCGTGCCGACGTTCCGGTGGCACCCGGCGGTGCTCGCGCAGGCGAGCGCCACCCTGGCGGCGATGTACCCGGGCCGGCACTGGCTCGGCATCGGCTCCGGGGAGGCGATCAACGAGCACGTGGTGGGCCGCTACTGGCCGGAGGCGCCGGAGCGGATCAACCGCATGTTCGAGGCGATCGAGATCATCACCAAGCTGTTCACCAGCTCCCTGGCGGGCAAGGACCACAAGCACTCCGGGGAGTACTTCAGCCTGGAGTCCACGCGGCTGTGGACCATGCCCGAGACGCCACCGGAGATCCTGGTCGCCACCGCCGGTCCAGTCACCGCGCGCCGCGCCGGACGCAACGCCGACGGGCTGATCACGATGGGCGGCACGAACGAGAAGGTAGGCCAGCTGTTCGGCCGGTTCGCCGCCGGTGCCAAGGACGCCGGCAAGGATCCTGATGCCATGCCGAGGGTGATCCGGCTGCACCTGAGCTGGGCGCGCACCGACGCCGAGGCCGCGCGCAACGCAGTGACCGAGTGGCCGAACGGGGCGATGAAGTTCTCCAAGGCGGACCTGCGCTCACCCTTCGAGGTGGCTCAGATCGCGAAGCTGGTGCGCCCGGGCGATTTCGCCGGTGCGATGGTGGTCTCGGCCGACCCCGACGAGCACCTGCGTGAGATCCAGCGCTACGTCGATCTGGGTGCCAGCCGGATCTACCTGCACAATGTGGGTCGCAACCAGGACGAGTTCCTGCGCGTGTTCGGCTCCGACGTTCTTCCCAAGGTGGTTCATTGA
- a CDS encoding carbohydrate ABC transporter permease — protein sequence MKRRHPWYRPWLYLAPALLVYGAFLLFPLLRSAQFSLFAWDGLGASEFVGLANYADLLADPDLRAAFGHALVLIAFFALLPLVLGLVTAAVLRRGRVRGLSLFRTVVFVPQVIAMVVVAVAWRQIYAPDGPLNRVLDAVGLDALTRAWLGDYTWTLPAVGLVGTWVQTGLVTVLLLAGMSRVPNELYEAARLDGASAVREFVAITLPSVRGEIAVALTLTIVAALKTFDLVYVTTSGGPGNSTTVPAYEVFQRAFRTGEVGSAAAIAVTLTALVFAINLVVNRIGREPQ from the coding sequence GTGAAGCGGCGGCACCCCTGGTACCGCCCGTGGCTGTACCTGGCCCCGGCCCTGCTGGTCTACGGCGCGTTCCTGCTGTTCCCGTTGCTGCGCTCGGCGCAGTTCTCCCTGTTCGCCTGGGACGGGTTGGGGGCGTCGGAGTTCGTGGGTCTGGCGAACTACGCCGATCTGCTCGCCGACCCGGACCTGCGGGCAGCGTTCGGGCACGCCCTGGTGCTGATCGCGTTCTTCGCGCTGCTGCCCCTGGTGCTCGGGCTGGTCACGGCCGCGGTGCTGCGCAGGGGGCGGGTGCGTGGGCTGAGCCTGTTCCGCACCGTGGTGTTCGTGCCCCAGGTGATCGCCATGGTGGTGGTGGCCGTGGCCTGGCGGCAGATCTACGCACCCGACGGCCCGCTGAACAGGGTGCTGGACGCCGTCGGGCTGGACGCGCTCACGCGCGCCTGGCTGGGTGACTACACGTGGACCCTGCCCGCTGTGGGCCTGGTGGGCACCTGGGTGCAGACCGGTCTGGTGACCGTACTGCTGCTGGCCGGGATGAGCCGGGTACCGAACGAGCTGTACGAGGCGGCCCGGTTGGATGGGGCGAGTGCCGTGCGGGAGTTCGTCGCGATCACGCTGCCCAGCGTGCGCGGAGAGATCGCCGTGGCCCTGACCTTGACGATCGTGGCGGCGCTGAAGACCTTCGATCTGGTTTACGTGACCACCAGCGGCGGCCCGGGCAACTCCACCACGGTGCCCGCCTACGAGGTCTTCCAACGGGCGTTCCGCACCGGTGAGGTCGGTTCGGCGGCGGCGATCGCCGTCACCCTCACCGCCCTGGTGTTCGCCATCAACCTCGTGGTGAACCGCATCGGGAGGGAGCCGCAGTGA
- a CDS encoding MMPL family transporter — MSTLLYRLGRFAYRAKWRVLVAWVAVLAAVGIALALNPPQTSTEFRIDGTPAQGVLDQLAEEMPDASGASASIVFTAEDGARVDDPEAAAAIADAVAQINDNEIVITDDVEQADPSEMSQEEAAAMQAMAEAFSPAGDLELIPLLDGETPVPGVITSADGSLAMLTVQLTDQVLELPEGATDEIVDAAESAESAGLTVLPSESLTQSFESPIGSNEIVGLVVAAIVLLITLGSLVVAGLPLITALVGVGVGVGTAYALSSMIAMTSVTPVLALMIGLAVGIDYALFILNRARRLVLDQGLSAYEATGRAVGTAGSAVFFAGLTVIVALTGLSVVGVEFLTIMALIAAATVAIAVTVALTLLPAILGFVGERLVPAKQRTRAGEADTEELERPSLATRWAGALVRRKALVTAAVVLVLGVIAVPFASMQLNLPSAGTANVDTPERQSYDAISDGFGEGFNAPLLVVAESDGLDPEAIGTLKDDLLALDNVSAVIPSGQSENGELLTLTVVPVDGPNAASTSALVEDLRELDLTGIDLGVTGVTAINIDMSEVLSDALIPYLVVIVVLSLIILLLVFRSVFVPLTATLGFVLSIAATLGATTAVFQWGWAKELFGFDTPGPLLSFLPIIITGILYGLAMDYQVFLVSSMRESHVHGHPGVKGVVHGYQLAARVVVAAAIIMVSVFAGFIFAHDAMIKQIGFALAIGILFDAFVVRMTLIPAVMAIAGEKAWWLPRWLERILPNLDVEGDKLVRSLAEADAAGESAAPRKGRHSIDA, encoded by the coding sequence GTGTCCACCCTGCTCTACCGTCTGGGCCGCTTCGCCTACCGCGCGAAGTGGCGTGTGCTCGTCGCCTGGGTCGCCGTGCTCGCGGCTGTCGGGATCGCGCTCGCGCTCAACCCGCCGCAGACATCCACGGAGTTCCGGATCGACGGCACCCCCGCCCAGGGAGTGCTCGACCAACTCGCTGAGGAGATGCCGGACGCCTCCGGCGCCTCGGCGAGCATCGTGTTCACCGCCGAGGACGGCGCCCGCGTCGATGACCCCGAGGCCGCGGCCGCGATCGCCGATGCGGTCGCCCAGATCAACGACAACGAGATCGTCATCACCGACGACGTCGAGCAGGCCGACCCCAGCGAGATGTCGCAGGAGGAGGCTGCCGCCATGCAGGCGATGGCCGAGGCGTTCAGCCCGGCCGGTGACCTCGAACTGATCCCCCTCCTGGACGGCGAGACCCCCGTGCCGGGTGTGATCACCTCGGCCGACGGCAGCCTCGCGATGCTCACCGTCCAGCTCACCGATCAGGTGCTCGAGCTCCCCGAGGGCGCGACCGACGAGATCGTCGACGCTGCCGAGTCCGCCGAGAGCGCCGGGTTGACCGTGCTCCCCTCGGAGAGCCTGACGCAGTCGTTCGAGTCCCCGATCGGCAGCAACGAGATCGTCGGCCTGGTCGTGGCCGCGATCGTGCTCCTCATCACGCTTGGCTCGCTCGTGGTGGCCGGGTTGCCGCTGATCACGGCGCTCGTTGGCGTCGGTGTGGGCGTGGGCACCGCGTACGCCCTCTCCAGCATGATCGCGATGACGTCGGTCACGCCGGTCCTGGCACTGATGATCGGCCTAGCCGTCGGGATCGACTATGCGTTGTTCATCCTGAACCGCGCCCGCCGCCTGGTGCTGGACCAAGGGCTGAGCGCCTACGAGGCCACCGGTCGGGCCGTCGGTACAGCCGGGAGCGCGGTCTTCTTCGCCGGTCTCACCGTGATCGTCGCACTCACCGGCCTGTCCGTGGTGGGCGTGGAGTTCCTCACCATCATGGCCCTGATCGCCGCGGCCACCGTGGCGATCGCCGTCACCGTCGCACTCACCCTGCTGCCGGCGATCCTCGGCTTCGTCGGGGAGCGGCTGGTGCCCGCCAAGCAGCGCACTCGCGCCGGCGAGGCGGACACCGAGGAGCTGGAGCGTCCGAGCCTGGCCACCCGCTGGGCCGGCGCACTGGTGCGACGCAAGGCACTGGTGACGGCCGCCGTCGTGCTCGTGCTGGGCGTGATCGCGGTGCCCTTCGCGAGCATGCAGCTGAACCTCCCCTCGGCGGGTACCGCGAACGTGGACACCCCCGAGCGGCAGAGCTACGACGCGATCAGCGACGGGTTCGGGGAAGGCTTCAACGCCCCGCTGCTGGTGGTGGCCGAGTCCGATGGTCTCGATCCCGAGGCGATCGGCACACTCAAGGACGACCTGCTCGCCCTGGACAACGTGAGCGCCGTGATCCCGTCGGGGCAGTCCGAGAACGGCGAGCTGCTCACCCTCACGGTGGTTCCGGTCGACGGGCCGAACGCCGCGTCCACCTCCGCCCTGGTGGAGGATCTGCGCGAGCTGGACCTCACGGGAATCGACCTCGGCGTCACCGGCGTGACGGCGATCAACATCGACATGTCCGAGGTGCTCTCCGACGCCCTGATCCCCTACCTCGTGGTGATCGTGGTGCTCTCCCTGATCATCCTGCTACTGGTCTTCCGGTCAGTCTTCGTGCCACTGACGGCGACCCTCGGCTTCGTGCTGAGCATCGCCGCCACGCTCGGGGCCACCACGGCCGTGTTCCAGTGGGGCTGGGCGAAGGAGCTGTTCGGGTTCGACACCCCGGGCCCACTGCTCAGCTTCCTGCCGATCATCATCACCGGGATCCTGTACGGGCTCGCGATGGACTACCAGGTGTTCCTGGTCTCCTCGATGCGTGAGTCGCACGTGCACGGCCACCCGGGCGTCAAGGGCGTGGTGCACGGCTACCAGCTCGCCGCCCGCGTGGTGGTGGCCGCCGCGATCATCATGGTCTCGGTGTTCGCCGGGTTCATCTTCGCCCACGACGCGATGATCAAGCAGATCGGGTTCGCCCTGGCGATCGGGATCCTGTTCGACGCCTTCGTGGTGCGGATGACCCTCATCCCCGCGGTGATGGCGATCGCCGGGGAGAAGGCGTGGTGGCTGCCGCGCTGGCTGGAGCGGATCCTGCCGAACCTGGACGTGGAGGGCGACAAGCTAGTCCGCTCCCTCGCCGAGGCAGACGCCGCCGGGGAGTCGGCCGCGCCACGCAAGGGGCGGCACTCGATCGACGCCTGA
- a CDS encoding carbohydrate ABC transporter permease: MIVSRAERAMNYAVLIVAALAALAPIVLILVTSLQPGSSQSGLQPSNYAQAWVEGEFSQYLGTSVLVSSTVLAIALPCAVLAGYALGAIVFRGSTLVFGLFLLGIMVPAEAIVVPLFYDLRTLGLTNTLWAVALPQAAQSIAFGAYWMRTYFRTAPRSLIEAATLDGASERRVLWSILVPIGRPAIVTMTVLVFLWTWNEFLIPLVMSPNGDFRTAPLALALFQGQHVQATSLLAAAAVLVALPVVIVYLVLQRHVIAGMLEGSVRE; the protein is encoded by the coding sequence GTGATCGTCTCCCGGGCCGAACGGGCCATGAACTACGCGGTGCTCATCGTGGCGGCGCTGGCGGCACTGGCGCCGATCGTGCTCATCCTGGTCACGTCGCTGCAACCGGGCAGCAGCCAGAGCGGTCTGCAGCCGTCGAACTACGCTCAGGCGTGGGTGGAGGGTGAGTTCTCGCAGTACCTGGGCACATCGGTGCTCGTCTCGTCCACGGTACTGGCGATCGCACTGCCGTGCGCGGTGCTCGCCGGGTATGCGCTCGGGGCGATCGTCTTCCGCGGGTCCACGCTGGTGTTCGGGCTGTTCCTGCTCGGGATCATGGTGCCGGCGGAGGCCATCGTGGTGCCGCTGTTCTACGACCTGCGCACCCTGGGGCTGACGAACACGCTCTGGGCGGTGGCCCTCCCCCAGGCGGCGCAGTCGATCGCGTTCGGCGCCTACTGGATGCGCACCTACTTCCGCACCGCACCGAGGTCGCTGATCGAGGCGGCCACGCTGGATGGTGCCAGCGAGCGCCGGGTGCTGTGGTCGATCCTGGTGCCGATCGGGCGGCCGGCGATCGTGACGATGACGGTGCTGGTGTTCCTGTGGACCTGGAACGAGTTCCTCATCCCGCTGGTGATGAGCCCGAACGGTGACTTCCGCACGGCCCCGTTGGCGCTGGCACTCTTCCAAGGTCAGCACGTGCAGGCCACCTCCCTGCTGGCGGCGGCCGCGGTGCTGGTGGCATTGCCGGTGGTGATCGTCTACCTGGTGCTACAGCGGCACGTGATCGCGGGGATGCTCGAGGGTTCTGTGCGCGAGTGA
- a CDS encoding TetR/AcrR family transcriptional regulator, producing MMPPDTEGLRERKRAETRARFARTAFELASERGLDGFTVDELAEATDVARRTFFNHFTSKEEAVSHVVAMKVHETLASLVRPGATPGAREPVGRSGLLSTIAQITRALLAPDVISLFRRFGDLAVAHPALVPLARQVEEDARQHAAAMLARPEFGALDPLLARLVPGVVVSAVAAVIQREIAVTEIDGPIEGALSTDALVEQILTFLTHGIAA from the coding sequence ATGATGCCGCCCGACACCGAAGGCCTCCGGGAGCGCAAGCGGGCCGAGACCCGAGCCCGGTTCGCCCGAACCGCCTTCGAACTCGCCAGCGAGCGAGGGCTCGACGGCTTCACCGTGGATGAGCTCGCCGAAGCCACCGATGTGGCGCGACGCACCTTCTTCAACCACTTCACCTCCAAGGAGGAGGCGGTCAGCCACGTGGTGGCGATGAAGGTGCACGAAACCCTCGCCAGCCTGGTCCGTCCGGGGGCCACGCCCGGGGCGCGTGAGCCCGTCGGACGCTCCGGCCTGCTCTCCACGATCGCGCAGATCACCCGCGCGCTGCTCGCCCCCGACGTGATCAGCCTGTTCCGCCGGTTCGGCGACCTCGCGGTCGCCCACCCGGCTCTGGTACCGCTGGCTCGCCAGGTCGAAGAGGACGCCCGCCAGCACGCCGCCGCGATGCTCGCCCGCCCGGAGTTCGGCGCGCTCGACCCGCTCTTGGCTCGCCTGGTCCCGGGCGTGGTGGTCTCCGCCGTCGCCGCCGTGATCCAGCGTGAGATCGCGGTGACCGAGATCGACGGACCGATCGAGGGTGCCCTGAGCACCGACGCGCTGGTCGAGCAGATCCTGACCTTCCTCACCCACGGGATCGCCGCCTGA
- a CDS encoding ABC transporter substrate-binding protein has translation MTSRRRRLLTATTVTLATALALAACAPGTGTGEEEPTGSGDTAEVSTDLASLGEVTLTVWDQETRGGQDEQMSQLNAAFEEAYPNITINRNSQSFDDLETTLRGALTGNDAPDVVQANNSRGTMGAFVSAGLLRDLGPYAEAYGWADRFSEDVLAVSSYSPDGVTFGSGSLYGLPQVGEVVGVFYSRSALEQVAGEDELLGADWEAFTGMLADAADAGLTPVQLGNIEGWPAGHVFGPIQAQHVPAEEIRALGMGNAGASWTSEGNVAAAAELIEWSESGYFNEGPNGTDYDAAWSAFADGDGVFLIGGSWLAADLEAAMGDDVGFVVPTTAEGTPRPPEAPGYRSR, from the coding sequence ATGACGTCACGACGTCGCCGTCTGCTCACCGCCACGACCGTCACGCTGGCGACGGCGCTCGCGCTCGCCGCCTGCGCCCCAGGCACAGGAACCGGGGAGGAGGAGCCCACCGGCTCCGGCGACACCGCCGAGGTCAGCACTGACCTGGCCTCCCTCGGCGAGGTGACCCTGACCGTATGGGACCAGGAGACCCGCGGCGGCCAGGACGAGCAGATGAGCCAGCTCAACGCCGCCTTCGAGGAGGCGTACCCGAACATCACCATCAACCGGAACTCGCAGTCCTTCGACGACCTGGAGACCACCCTGCGTGGTGCCCTCACCGGCAACGACGCTCCCGACGTGGTGCAGGCGAACAACTCTCGCGGCACGATGGGCGCGTTCGTCTCGGCCGGGCTGCTGCGCGACCTGGGGCCGTACGCCGAGGCGTACGGCTGGGCGGACCGGTTCAGTGAGGATGTGCTGGCCGTCTCGAGCTACTCCCCCGACGGCGTCACGTTCGGTTCGGGGTCGCTGTACGGTCTCCCGCAGGTCGGCGAGGTGGTCGGGGTGTTCTACTCCCGTTCCGCCCTCGAGCAGGTAGCCGGCGAGGACGAGCTCCTGGGCGCCGACTGGGAGGCGTTCACCGGCATGCTCGCCGATGCCGCAGACGCCGGGCTCACCCCGGTCCAGCTCGGCAACATCGAGGGCTGGCCGGCCGGCCACGTCTTCGGCCCGATCCAGGCGCAGCACGTCCCGGCCGAGGAGATCCGTGCGCTCGGGATGGGCAATGCGGGTGCCTCCTGGACCAGTGAGGGCAACGTCGCCGCGGCCGCCGAGCTGATCGAGTGGTCCGAGTCGGGCTACTTCAACGAGGGCCCGAACGGCACCGACTACGACGCTGCCTGGTCGGCCTTCGCCGACGGGGACGGCGTGTTCCTGATCGGCGGCTCCTGGCTGGCGGCCGACCTGGAGGCAGCGATGGGTGACGACGTCGGCTTCGTGGTGCCGACCACTGCGGAGGGGACCCCGCGACCACCGGAGGCACCGGGCTACCGTTCGCGGTGA
- the cofE gene encoding coenzyme F420-0:L-glutamate ligase — MLLAQAPDGLPEVTSSTDLAAALTPVLGGLVWPDGSTGLAEGDIVVVASKVVAKAEGRLRKAADRDAAIDDETVRVVATREYPDGSTLKIVENRQGLVMAAAGVDASNVLPGTVLLLPEDSDESARVLRRGLNARLGVRPGVLVTDSVGRPWRRGIADITIGAAGLDVLQDLRNQRDGNGRELRATVIAVADEIAAAADLVRGKTGGRPVAVVRGLGHLVTVEDGEGAHVAIRPPEEDLFRTGR, encoded by the coding sequence ATGTTGCTCGCCCAAGCCCCCGACGGCCTGCCCGAGGTCACCTCCTCGACCGATCTCGCCGCAGCGCTCACCCCGGTGCTCGGCGGTCTGGTCTGGCCGGACGGATCCACGGGCCTGGCCGAGGGTGACATCGTGGTGGTGGCCTCGAAGGTGGTGGCCAAGGCCGAGGGCCGGTTGCGCAAGGCCGCCGACCGGGATGCCGCGATCGACGACGAGACCGTGCGGGTGGTGGCCACCCGGGAGTACCCGGACGGGTCCACGCTGAAGATCGTCGAGAACCGTCAGGGCCTGGTGATGGCCGCCGCCGGGGTGGACGCCTCGAACGTGCTGCCCGGCACCGTGCTGCTGCTGCCCGAAGACTCCGACGAGTCCGCACGCGTGCTGCGTCGTGGGCTGAACGCCCGGCTCGGGGTGCGGCCCGGGGTGCTGGTGACCGACTCGGTGGGCCGGCCCTGGCGACGTGGGATCGCCGACATCACCATCGGTGCCGCCGGACTGGACGTCCTGCAGGACCTGCGCAACCAGCGCGACGGCAACGGGCGCGAGCTGCGCGCCACGGTGATCGCCGTGGCCGACGAGATCGCGGCGGCCGCGGACCTGGTGCGCGGCAAGACGGGCGGGCGACCGGTCGCCGTCGTGCGTGGCCTGGGCCACCTGGTCACCGTCGAGGACGGCGAGGGCGCCCACGTGGCCATCCGCCCGCCCGAGGAGGACCTCTTCCGCACCGGCAGGTGA
- a CDS encoding 6-phospho-beta-glucosidase, producing the protein MKLVILGGGGFRVPLVYSAVLAARHRVPITEVVLFDADASRLAVMHRVVTGQAEAADGGAHPGGHTVRVRATTDLDDAVAGADVVFAAIRVGGTRGRILDERVALERGLLGQETIGPGGLAYALRTLPMMEHVAARIAALAPQAWTINFTNPAGLITEAMRTHLGDRVVGICDTPIGLVRRVGRVLGVDPLADSAQVDYLGLNHLGWLHGLHVDGVDRLPALLADDGLLGQIEEARTLGLDWVRARGALPNEYLYYYDYPREATARIAGAQHTRGEFLDDQQQRFYAEAAEAEDPRAVWSATLAEREATYMAEAREGEREEDDATGGYHEVAVDLMAALLAGERHRMILDVANAGIIPTLPDDAVIEVPCTVDGTGIHPEVPATPLALDELALVTAVKAADRGIIAAARSGSRQQAWRAFAVHPLVDSAAVARDLVDAYIDAHPTIAAVLSEA; encoded by the coding sequence ATGAAGCTGGTGATCCTCGGTGGTGGCGGGTTCCGCGTGCCGCTCGTCTACTCCGCGGTGCTCGCAGCCCGTCATCGGGTGCCGATCACCGAGGTGGTGCTCTTCGACGCCGACGCCTCCCGACTCGCCGTGATGCACCGGGTGGTGACCGGTCAGGCCGAGGCCGCCGACGGCGGAGCTCACCCGGGCGGGCATACCGTCCGGGTGCGTGCCACCACCGACCTGGACGACGCCGTGGCCGGCGCCGACGTGGTCTTCGCCGCCATCCGAGTGGGCGGCACCCGTGGCCGCATCCTCGACGAGCGGGTGGCACTGGAGCGGGGCCTGCTCGGCCAGGAGACCATCGGGCCCGGCGGTCTGGCGTACGCCCTGCGGACCCTGCCGATGATGGAGCATGTGGCGGCGCGGATCGCCGCACTCGCACCGCAGGCGTGGACGATCAACTTCACCAACCCGGCCGGTCTGATCACCGAGGCGATGCGCACCCACCTGGGGGACCGGGTGGTCGGCATCTGCGACACCCCGATCGGGCTGGTGCGCCGGGTGGGCCGGGTGCTCGGGGTGGACCCGCTCGCGGACTCGGCACAGGTGGACTACCTCGGCCTGAACCACCTCGGCTGGCTGCACGGGCTGCACGTCGACGGGGTGGACCGGCTGCCCGCGCTGCTCGCCGACGACGGCCTGCTCGGGCAGATCGAGGAGGCCCGCACCCTCGGCCTGGACTGGGTACGTGCCCGGGGAGCGCTGCCGAACGAGTACCTCTACTACTACGACTATCCCCGGGAGGCGACCGCCCGGATCGCCGGTGCGCAGCACACCCGGGGCGAATTCCTGGACGACCAGCAGCAGCGGTTCTATGCCGAAGCAGCCGAGGCCGAGGACCCGCGCGCCGTGTGGTCGGCCACCCTGGCCGAGCGGGAAGCGACGTACATGGCCGAGGCCAGGGAGGGCGAACGCGAGGAGGACGACGCGACGGGCGGGTATCACGAGGTCGCCGTGGACCTGATGGCGGCCCTGCTCGCCGGTGAGCGGCACCGGATGATCCTTGACGTCGCCAACGCCGGGATCATCCCCACGCTGCCCGACGACGCGGTGATCGAGGTGCCGTGCACGGTGGACGGCACCGGTATTCACCCCGAGGTGCCGGCCACCCCGCTCGCCCTCGACGAACTGGCCCTGGTCACCGCTGTCAAGGCCGCGGACCGGGGCATCATCGCCGCCGCCCGGTCCGGCTCCCGGCAGCAGGCGTGGCGCGCGTTCGCCGTGCACCCGCTGGTGGACTCGGCCGCCGTGGCGCGTGACCTGGTGGATGCCTACATCGACGCCCACCCGACCATCGCGGCCGTCCTTTCCGAGGCGTGA